A segment of the Panacibacter ginsenosidivorans genome:
GCATGCACACAATACGCAACATGATACGATGACCGAACGCAATATGCTTACACACTTCGTCATGAATTATTATTTATAATATTTAAAGCTCAACCATGCACTGCAGTAAAAGTGAGACCTTCTTCCACCGGAAGAAGTTAGACAATGAAAGCTTCATATTTATTCTAAAGACGATAACAAAAAAATATTTTATGAGCCAGGCTTTTCAACTGCCATTAAACTTTGTTGCGTCGCACTCTTGTACGTTCTGTACATTATGGAACATTTATGCAAAGGGGCTGCCAGGATAATTTCCGGCAACCCCATATACTGATTGCTAAAACAAAATTTTATTTACCGCGGCCTTCCAGCTTTACCAATGCACTAATGTCAGCATCACCCAATGCCTTGTTGTAAATTCTAACTTCATCCATCGTGCCGGTTAAATAACTTGCCCAGTCCTGAGCGGTTGTAGCCGAAGTTTGACTGGGGTCTGTTTGAAACTGTACACATCCGATAACAATATTGCCTGTATTTGTAAACTGCAATGGTCCAAACCCGTCCACAACATTTGTTGTGACAGGAGAGCCATTTACATATAATTTAAAAGTAGTAGTGCCTGCATCATATGATAGTGCGATGTGGTTCCATGAATCGAAAAGGTTAACAAGTCCATCTTTTACAACCCATGAATCTACCGGCCCATTCGTAATATGTGCTTTTAAAATTCCATTTGAATTTGTACTGCCGTTTTCAAAAAACATGTCTATGTTTCCCCAAAAGCCGGTTGTGTTTGCAAGATTTACCAAACCTATAATTCCTGTTGAAGGAGCCGGGCTATTAACCCAATAGGTGATGGTAAAACTTTGCATTGTAGTAATGGAAGCACCGGGAGTAAATAACACATAAGAATTAAGCCCGCCTTTTAAAGATTGATTTTTAATTCCTCCTGAAAAACTTGTGCCGGTGTTTACACCTGCTGTGCCGGATACCTTATCAGCGTAGTCGCCATCAAAAGGGAAATACGCAACCAAATTTGAAGGAGCAATTTCATCAGCACCTGTATAACCACCAATTGAAAGTGCAGGTGCATACGAACTGGTATCAAATTTTTTATAGCAGGAAGACAAACCGAATGCTGCACAAAGTATCAGCAACAACACCGGCTTTATATTTACTGTTTTCATCGTAATAACTTTTGTTGTTAAAAATTAATAACCGGTGTTTTGTGTAAGCACACCAGCACTCAGGTCAATCTCATTTTGAGGTATTGGCCACACCTCGTTTTTACCGGCCTTCCATCCTTTAGGGCCGAATACTTCTGCTCCGCGGCCCTGGCGTATCACATCAAAATAACGGTCAAATTCCATTGCAAGTTCTACATGTCTTTCATTCCATATTGCTGTGCGTAAAGAAGCCTGGTCCGTTGTTGTAACATCCGGGAGAATTTCTTCATTATCACCTCTTGCCCTTGCACGAACTGCATTAAGTGAACTTAATGCCTGAGCTGTGTTACCTAATTCATTTGCTGCTTCAGCATTCATCAATAAAATATCAGCATAGCGGAGCACACGAACGTTTTGCTGGCAACCTTCATTAAAGCCTGATTGATACAAACTAAAAGGCACATAAGTTTTTTGATTGTACATAGGATTTGAAGCTGTTAAAGGAATAACATCTCCCTGCGGTGTTGTTTCGCCCCTGAAAAGAATGGTTGCATCTCTGCGTGGATCACCTGTTTCAAAAGCGTCAGCAAGGGTTTGCGTTGGGACGTTAAAACCCCAGCCTCCGCCCGTTACACCACGTGCACCCTGCACCTGGGAATATTGGGAATTGGATGCATCAGGGTTACCCGGAATCAAAGCGCATTGAATTTCAAAAACAGACTCTGATGAATTTTCATTTTCTATACGGAACAATTCCTGGTAGTCAGGAAAAAGTGAATAGACTCCCAAACCCATTACCTGTGTGGTAAGGTCATATACATCCTGCCATTTTTGTTGATACATGGCAACCTTTGCGTGAAGCCCTAATGCAGATCCTTTTGTAACCCTGCCTATGTCTTCACCTGTATAACTTACGGGCAGCACGGATGCTGCATCTGCCAGGTCTTGCTCAATTGCAGCATAAACATCAGCTTTAGGTGTTCTGGGTATATTAAATTCTGTAGCATCTACAGGCAAATGAAGCCTTAGTGGCACATCACCAAATGCACGAACCAATCTGAAATATGAATAGGCCCTGATACATTTTGCTTCGCCTATATAACGGGCTTTTAAATTATCGTCCATTGGAATGGTATCTATATGATCCAATACCTGGTTACATAAATTTATTTCCTGGTATTGACCGTTCCAAAAATCCTGTAACTGGCCTTCGGTTGATGTGGCAGTAAAATTGTCGAAATCATTCATGAATGTTGCATCCTGGGCATCACTTCCTTTTTCTGCATCATCTGATCCAAGACTTTCAACAGCGATTGGCGCAAAAGCAACTTCTGTCCAGCTACGAAGATTTCCATATACTGCATTAACCGCTTTTGTTACATCTGCTTCAGACTGCCAGAATTGTTCGTTTGGTTGCTGGCCCTGTGGAGCAACATCCAGAAAACTTTTCTTACACGCAGTGAGCGAAAAAACTATTAAGACCATAAAAAGCCCAATAGTTCGTAAATAAGATTTACTATTAATATTTTTCATACAACTAATTTTTTAGAAAGTAAGATTTACGCCAAAATTGTAAGTAGCATATAGTGGATACACATCTACATCAACACCTGCTCTGGTAGGTGTACCACCAATTTCAGGGCTAAAGCCTTTGTAGTTGAAGAAGTTCAATGCATTTTGTGCATTTGCATAAACCCGGAGTTTCTTTATTTTCCATTTATTGATAAAATCAGGAGATATTGTATAACCTAACTGCGCATTTCTGATACGGAAATAACTACCGCTTTCAACATAAAATGAATTAGCCAGGTAATTTTGGCCACCACCAATATTTGCGGATGGATATGAATTAGAAGTGCCCTGCCCATGCCAGCGATTATCATAAAAGTCTTTTGTAAAATTTTCCCCGCCATAACGCAAACCAAGATTTGCATTATAAATATCTACACCGGCAACGCCCTGGAGATCTATCGTCAGGTCAAATTGTTTATAATTCCAGGTAGTATTTAAACCATATGTAAACTTAGGATTTGGATTACCAATGGCGATTCTGTCTTTCCCATCAATAACCTTATCATTGTTTTGATCTTTGTAAATAAAATCTCCCGCTTTGGCAGTAGATTGAAGGGAAGCAGCAGCATCTTCATCCGATTGAAAAACGCCGGTAACCTGGTACCCATAAAACGCTCCAATTGGCTGCCCAACTACCGTAATAGTGTTAAAGTTGTTTGAGCCGGTTGTACCAACAGCCTGGTAAATCGGATTAGCTCCTGTTGAAACAGACAATACTTTGTTATTGTTAATACTGAAATTGCCTCCGATAGTATAAGACAATGACTTGCTTAAACTTGAATTCCAGGTAGCGGAAAATTCAAACCCGCGGTTTTGAAAATCTGCCTGGTTACCAACTATAGAACCCGAGCTTGTACCCAATGAGCCTAAAACCGGGATATCGAAAATAGCTTTTTCTGTTTTTTTGTTATAAAAATCTGCTTCTATAGAAAGTCTTTTATTAAGAAATGAAGCTTCCAGGCCAATGTCTGTTCCAACTCCTCTTTCCCAATAAGTAGTAGGCGGTACAAGTGTTGTAATACTTGCGCCTGTATAAGGCTGATTATTATAAATGGCCGTTAAATATGGTTCCTGGGTAACTTTTAAAACAGACAGATTGGAAGGAACAGAAGCATTACCAATTTTACCCCAGCTTCCGCGTAATTTAAGATAATCGAAAATTTTCTGATTCTGCATAAAAGATTCCTGACTAATTACCCAACCTGCACCCACTGACGGAAAATAACCCCACCTGTTATCACCGTAGAATTTAGAGGACCCGTCTGCGCGTATAGATGCATTAAGCATATACCTGTTTTTGAAAGAATAGTTTACTCTTCCAAAGTAGGATGCAATAGTTGAAAGATCTCCATAATCCACTACATTTCTGCTGCCTTCATCACCCAGCGCCAGGTATAGATCACCTTCGCTGTTAAAGGGAACATTATAAGCGGTTCCCGTTAAACCATAAGATTTATAACGTTGAGCTGCCTGGCCTGCCAATACGGTGATGTTATGATCGCCAAATTTATTTGCATAAGTAAGTGTATTCTCCAGAATCCAGTTTCTGGTTTCTGCACGCTGGATAGATAACTGGCTTGTACTATTCTGCTGTTTTAAGGTTGCTTTGTAAACAGGCAAATAGTTGCGCACTTCACTTTCACCATATTCACCTCCTACGCTTGTATGAAAAGTAAAATGTTGAAGGAACTTTAAATCAACATATGCATTTCCGTTTAACCTGTAATTTTTTGACTTCTGATTGAAGAAATCAATTGTGACCTGTGGATTAAAATTAGAACCATCTCCAACATTGTAATCATTTGGATCACCATAGCTGCCATCAGCATAATAAACGGGTACAACGGGTGCAGCAGAAAACAACTGGTGAAAAATACCGCCTGGTATGTCATTTGAATTACTAAAAGCGCCGGTGACACTATATCCAAGCTTTAAATTTTCAAAAGGCTGAAAATCATTTCTAAGTAAAGCCGTATAACGGGTATAATCATTGGTTTCAACAACACCCTGCTGATTCAAATAACCCAATGAAAAACTGTAGGAGTTTTTTTCAGAGCCACCTGTAAGTGATATAGCATGATTATTTACAGATGCATTTCTCAGAATTTGATGATACCAATCTGTACCATTTCCATAGGAAGCAGGATCGTCATATACTGGTTCAGCTCCGTTTCGTTCACTTAATTCATTGATCAGTGTAGCATATTCTGTGGCATTAGCCATTTTTACCTGGTTTGTAACACTTTGCCAACCGCCATAGCCACTATAGTTTATCAGAGCCTGCCCCGCTTTTCCTTTTTTGGTTGCAATTAAGACCACCCCGTTTGCTGCCCTGATTCCATAGATAGATTCTGCTGATGCATCCTTTAAAATACTCAGGGTTTCAATATCAGCAGGATTAAGAAAACTGATATCGTTATACCAGACCCCATCTACAATATATAATGGATTGGGATCTCCATATACCGTTCCTAAACCACGGATGCGAATCTGAGGTGACGAACCAGGAGCTCCTGAATTGGTAATTTGAACACCAGCAACTTTTCCCTGTAATGAACTGATGGGATTTATAGAGGCCTGTTTGGAAATTTCTTCTCCTTTTATTTGTGTAACAGATCCTGTTACATCTATCTTTCTTTGTGTTCCATAGCCTACAACCACCACCTGATCCAGCTGCTTGTTTGAAGCCACCATTGTTACATTAATTTCTGTTTTTCCGCTTACAGCTATTTCCTGTGTCTCATAACCGATATACGAGAATACGAGAACATCTGCTTCATTTGCATTTATTGTAAAAACGCCTTGTGCGTCTGTTACAGTTCCCTTGTTGGTGCCTTTTACCTGAACAGATACGCCGGAAAGTGCAGTGTTATTTTCGCCCGTAACCTTACCTGTAACAATAGCTTTAACTTCATAAGCTCCCCCATCTGCAGATTTTATTACAACAAGGTTATTCTGCATAAATTCATATGACAGGTCAGTATCTGTAAACATCAGGTTGAGCACTTCTTTTAGCTCGGCATCCTGTACATTTAAGTTTACTTTCTGTTTTAGGTCTAACAGGTCATTGTTATAAAGGAACCTGTAGCTGGTCTGTTTTTCGATTGAGGTAAGAATGTCTGCTATTTCAGTTTTTTTGAATTTTAAACTGATCTTCTGCTGGCTAAAACCATCAGCCGAAGCCTGCAGGCAAAAGAACATTACCAAAACAACCGTCAGTTTCATAACCAGGAATAATTTTAAGAAAAACGGATTTTTTTTAGCAACCTGAAAAGATTTCATATTTTAGAATTAAAGGTTAAACAATCCATCTGCACCGGCAGATGGTTATACACACACGTTAAACCTGTTTTTAGCGGGGAATGCGCCAACATTCTCCGCTTCTTGTTTTATTTGGGATGCAGGTCGTTTTCATAAAAAAGCAGTAGTAGTCTCATTGATTTAAGTTTTACTTGTCTAAAAAGATTTCGCCTGACGATGATATATTTCATTCAAAAAATAATTGTCTGCCTGTAATTGCTCCACAGAGATTGCAAGTTGAAGAGTGCGACGCAACAAAAGCATAATGGCTGCACTGCACTTTGGCTCACCGATCAATAAAAAGCAACTTCATCAAAGATCATTTTACAGAATATACATGAATGTCCTTTCCTTCTATGCGGTAGTTGAACGCGTTTGCTGTTTTTAGTGCTGCAAAGGCCTGCTCAATCGTCTCCTGCTCAAAAGAACCTGTGAAATTCAATTGCTGCACCCGTTCGTCATCAAAAATTATTTTCACGTTGTACCATCTTTCCAGTTTATCTGCAAGGTCTGTAAAACTGTCTCCGCGAAATTGAAGACGGTTATAGATCCATGCTGTTTCTATTCTTTCACTTTCCTGTATAGAAGTATCTAGTTTCCTTATGCTGAAGTCTTTTGGGTCAACCTGGTTGGTTAGCGGTGTATTATTATCAGGCAAGTTATTTGGAATATTCGCTGCAAACTTGTCAACAATAAGTTTTTGATTGGGGTGCAATACAATTGGTTTTTGCAGGTTCACACCTTGTTTGGTTACCTGCACAAGGCCCCTGATCAAAGTTGTTTCTACGGTCTTATCTTTTGGATATGATTTTACGTTAAATGCTGTTCCCAATACTCTTATATCATATCCTGAAACATGCACGATGAAGGGGCGTTGCGGTTGTTTTACCACATCGAAATATGCTTCACCATCAAGAACAACCTCTCTTGTTTTACCCGAAAAATCTTCGGCAAAAGAAATATGAGAACCCGCGTTTAACCATACAGTTGAACCGTCGGGAAGAATGGTTCTTGTTCTGCTGCCGTTTGCTGCCACAAGGTTTTGTGTATTGTTTGCCTTACTTGTTAAACTTTTTTTTGTGTTGCTGTTATTTATAAACCAGCCCAGCACCACTAAAATTAAAACAGCTGCAACACCACTTAACACATACAGGTATCTTCTTCGTGATTTTATCTGGATCAAAGGAATTTCATCGCTGGGTTGAGTTTCTGTTTTTGCCAACTGAAGAATACGGGTAATATTTTTCTTTTCTTCCTCGTCTGTATTGGCAGCGCTTTGATTATCCCCGGCATGCCACATACGTTTCATAAGGTCGTATTGTTGCTGTAATGCAATATCCTTCATTAATGCCTGGCGCAATTGCTCTTCTTCAACAGAAGTTGCTTCACCGCTTAAAGAGCGGGCTATCAAAAACCATAAGCCGTTATTTGAGGTTTGATCTTGCATTCGTCAGAGGTAATAGACATGCAATCAAAAATCATCTACTAAGTGAAGACAAAAAAAATTACACTTTTTTTTCGGTGGCGGTGGAAGTAAAATTGCGTTTTGGTTTTTCAAGCTGAAGCGCCGTGCAAATTCGTTTTATGGCTATAGCCATTTGCACATCAATAGTGTTTACCGAGATATTAAGTATTTGAGAAACTTCTTTATATTTTAATCCATCTTCTCTTACCAGTTTAAAAACCATCTTGCAGCGTGGTGGCAGATCTTCGACTGCCTTTTGCATTCGATGCATCATTTCTTCCGTGATCATTAATACTTCCGGATCCCCTATCGCTTCTTCAATTTCTATGTCCAGGTAGTCGAATGATTCAGATACAAGTTGCTGCGCTTTGCGGGATAAAGCGTTTAATGATTGATTCTTTATAGCTATATATAAATAAACGGTGATGTTTTCTATCTCTGCAACTTTTCCTCTCCTGTTCCATAACTTAACAAAAACATCATCCACCACTTCTTCTGCAATTTCATCGCTTCTTGTTATTGCTCTTGAAAAATGCTGCAGCTTTTTGTGAAAGAGTTTATACAATTCTCCAAGCATCAATTCATTGCCATTAGCAATGCCCTGTTGTATGTTAAGCAGATCATTTATCATTGTAGCAAGCAGTAGTAAAGCCTGAACAAATTTGAATAAATCGTTTCAAATAATCCGAAAAAAATTATTCGTAACGCAATTTAAGCACTAACATACGTTAGCGCAAACTTTAATTCTTTATTTTGTAACTGCCTGATGGTAAGATTTAAGTAAGTATAGGTAATACCTGCAATCTTTTAATTTTATTCCGGATCATTCTTCCGTGTGCGACGCAACAGGCGATGCTCATGAATGAAGGCCCATACAAAAACATTCTTTTCTTATTTATTTTTATAAGTACCTTGACTGTTCTTTAAAAATGCTTTATGAAAAGGATAAACTTATTATTCGCCGTTTTGCTTTGCACTTTTTTATCAACGGTTTGTTTTGCCCAAACACCTTCTGTCATTGAAGGACGCTGGGATATAACGATTGATATGAATGGCAAACCTGCTCCCGGCTGGCTTGAAGTAAGACACTCAGGATTGCACACGTTGGTAGGCGATGTTGTAGTTAATGTGGGAAGTGCAAGGCCGGTTTCAAAAGTAAATTTTGAAAATAATAAGATCAGTTTCTCTGTTCCACCCCAATGGGAGCAAGGCGCGAATGATCTTTCGCTGGAAGGCACTTTGCAAGACAATCAATTGACAGGAACCATAACTTTTCCCGATAGCAAAACATATAAATATACCGCTGTGCGTGCACCGTTATTACACAGAGATGGAGAGCCTGTTTGGGGAAACGCGGTAAAGCTTTTTACCGGTACAGACTTAACAGGCTGGCATGCATTGGGCGATAATCAATGGCTTGCAGAAAATGGCGTATTACGTAGTCCGAAATCAGGCGCTAACCTTGTTACTGATGCAACTTTCAAAGACTTTAAACTGCATATAGAATTTCGCTATCCGAAAGGTAGTAACAGTGGTGTGTATTTACGTGGACGTTATGAAGTGCAGGTTATAGATAGTAAAGGCATGCAACCTGAGGCCGGTTTGTTTGGTGCCGTATATGGCTTTATTACACCAAGTGAAATGATGGCAAAAGATCCCGGTGAATGGCAGACCTATGATATCACATTAGTTGGCAGGATGATAACCCTGGTTGCCAACGGCAAGACTGTTATTTGCAATCGCGAAATTCCGGGTATTACCGGCGGCGCAATTGATAGTAAAGAAGCAGAAGCCGGGCCATTGTTGATACAGGGAGATCATGGCCCGATAGAATACAGGAATATTATTATTACGCCTGCAAAATAGTTTGATTAGCCAGGCAATAAAATAAGTATAACGCTTCTGTTGCGTCGCACGCTTGTGCTCTTCTACCGAAGAATATGTTTCCGCTGCAAAGCTTGTCTGCATAATTTCTCTGTTCTTCGTCTCAGCAGAGTCACCTGAAAGGGACTCAGCGTAGAGTTGGATTTGCGTCTCCACAAAGTTCCCTTCGGGTAACTATGTGGAGACAAAATATACACTCCTAAATTTCGTGTGCAGGTTGATCGCATGAAATTTATTTTGAACCGGACGAAGAAAGAAGATGCGAAGCAATAAGAACGACATGGCAAAATGAGTAAGCTTTAATGAAGTTGACAGAGTATTGCTGCAATTGACAAGAAAAGATAGGTCAATACTTTCAACATAATGTTCTGGGCGTTTTTACAATAAGGATTTAATATTATTTAACTTAATAATGCCATTTCTTTAAAATCGTAGATTTAAACCTAATATCCTTATTGAATTGAATTATTCTTTGAAGATAATATAGGTCAATTTTTTCTCCGACGGATCGCAAAAGTTCAACTTCTTTTCGCTGAAACGTCTCCTTCATGGTTTTGTGCAAAGGCAGGGACGTTTCAGATTAGTATACAGTACAAGAAGGTATTCCATCCAAAATATAATAATCCTGCAAATCCTAATAATTGTCTGCATCAGGATTTTCAGGATTTTAAAATTAACAGGATTGATAGCGCATAAAAATTCTGAAAACCCTTTAATCATTTAAATTCTGATTCAGACAATGGTGAATAGAAATACAAAAGCACAAGAGTGCGACGCAAGT
Coding sequences within it:
- a CDS encoding LamG domain-containing protein; this translates as MKTVNIKPVLLLILCAAFGLSSCYKKFDTSSYAPALSIGGYTGADEIAPSNLVAYFPFDGDYADKVSGTAGVNTGTSFSGGIKNQSLKGGLNSYVLFTPGASITTMQSFTITYWVNSPAPSTGIIGLVNLANTTGFWGNIDMFFENGSTNSNGILKAHITNGPVDSWVVKDGLVNLFDSWNHIALSYDAGTTTFKLYVNGSPVTTNVVDGFGPLQFTNTGNIVIGCVQFQTDPSQTSATTAQDWASYLTGTMDEVRIYNKALGDADISALVKLEGRGK
- a CDS encoding RagB/SusD family nutrient uptake outer membrane protein; this encodes MKNINSKSYLRTIGLFMVLIVFSLTACKKSFLDVAPQGQQPNEQFWQSEADVTKAVNAVYGNLRSWTEVAFAPIAVESLGSDDAEKGSDAQDATFMNDFDNFTATSTEGQLQDFWNGQYQEINLCNQVLDHIDTIPMDDNLKARYIGEAKCIRAYSYFRLVRAFGDVPLRLHLPVDATEFNIPRTPKADVYAAIEQDLADAASVLPVSYTGEDIGRVTKGSALGLHAKVAMYQQKWQDVYDLTTQVMGLGVYSLFPDYQELFRIENENSSESVFEIQCALIPGNPDASNSQYSQVQGARGVTGGGWGFNVPTQTLADAFETGDPRRDATILFRGETTPQGDVIPLTASNPMYNQKTYVPFSLYQSGFNEGCQQNVRVLRYADILLMNAEAANELGNTAQALSSLNAVRARARGDNEEILPDVTTTDQASLRTAIWNERHVELAMEFDRYFDVIRQGRGAEVFGPKGWKAGKNEVWPIPQNEIDLSAGVLTQNTGY
- a CDS encoding TonB-dependent receptor; translation: MKLTVVLVMFFCLQASADGFSQQKISLKFKKTEIADILTSIEKQTSYRFLYNNDLLDLKQKVNLNVQDAELKEVLNLMFTDTDLSYEFMQNNLVVIKSADGGAYEVKAIVTGKVTGENNTALSGVSVQVKGTNKGTVTDAQGVFTINANEADVLVFSYIGYETQEIAVSGKTEINVTMVASNKQLDQVVVVGYGTQRKIDVTGSVTQIKGEEISKQASINPISSLQGKVAGVQITNSGAPGSSPQIRIRGLGTVYGDPNPLYIVDGVWYNDISFLNPADIETLSILKDASAESIYGIRAANGVVLIATKKGKAGQALINYSGYGGWQSVTNQVKMANATEYATLINELSERNGAEPVYDDPASYGNGTDWYHQILRNASVNNHAISLTGGSEKNSYSFSLGYLNQQGVVETNDYTRYTALLRNDFQPFENLKLGYSVTGAFSNSNDIPGGIFHQLFSAAPVVPVYYADGSYGDPNDYNVGDGSNFNPQVTIDFFNQKSKNYRLNGNAYVDLKFLQHFTFHTSVGGEYGESEVRNYLPVYKATLKQQNSTSQLSIQRAETRNWILENTLTYANKFGDHNITVLAGQAAQRYKSYGLTGTAYNVPFNSEGDLYLALGDEGSRNVVDYGDLSTIASYFGRVNYSFKNRYMLNASIRADGSSKFYGDNRWGYFPSVGAGWVISQESFMQNQKIFDYLKLRGSWGKIGNASVPSNLSVLKVTQEPYLTAIYNNQPYTGASITTLVPPTTYWERGVGTDIGLEASFLNKRLSIEADFYNKKTEKAIFDIPVLGSLGTSSGSIVGNQADFQNRGFEFSATWNSSLSKSLSYTIGGNFSINNNKVLSVSTGANPIYQAVGTTGSNNFNTITVVGQPIGAFYGYQVTGVFQSDEDAAASLQSTAKAGDFIYKDQNNDKVIDGKDRIAIGNPNPKFTYGLNTTWNYKQFDLTIDLQGVAGVDIYNANLGLRYGGENFTKDFYDNRWHGQGTSNSYPSANIGGGQNYLANSFYVESGSYFRIRNAQLGYTISPDFINKWKIKKLRVYANAQNALNFFNYKGFSPEIGGTPTRAGVDVDVYPLYATYNFGVNLTF
- a CDS encoding FecR family protein, whose product is MQDQTSNNGLWFLIARSLSGEATSVEEEQLRQALMKDIALQQQYDLMKRMWHAGDNQSAANTDEEEKKNITRILQLAKTETQPSDEIPLIQIKSRRRYLYVLSGVAAVLILVVLGWFINNSNTKKSLTSKANNTQNLVAANGSRTRTILPDGSTVWLNAGSHISFAEDFSGKTREVVLDGEAYFDVVKQPQRPFIVHVSGYDIRVLGTAFNVKSYPKDKTVETTLIRGLVQVTKQGVNLQKPIVLHPNQKLIVDKFAANIPNNLPDNNTPLTNQVDPKDFSIRKLDTSIQESERIETAWIYNRLQFRGDSFTDLADKLERWYNVKIIFDDERVQQLNFTGSFEQETIEQAFAALKTANAFNYRIEGKDIHVYSVK
- a CDS encoding RNA polymerase sigma factor, with protein sequence MINDLLNIQQGIANGNELMLGELYKLFHKKLQHFSRAITRSDEIAEEVVDDVFVKLWNRRGKVAEIENITVYLYIAIKNQSLNALSRKAQQLVSESFDYLDIEIEEAIGDPEVLMITEEMMHRMQKAVEDLPPRCKMVFKLVREDGLKYKEVSQILNISVNTIDVQMAIAIKRICTALQLEKPKRNFTSTATEKKV
- a CDS encoding 3-keto-disaccharide hydrolase; its protein translation is MKRINLLFAVLLCTFLSTVCFAQTPSVIEGRWDITIDMNGKPAPGWLEVRHSGLHTLVGDVVVNVGSARPVSKVNFENNKISFSVPPQWEQGANDLSLEGTLQDNQLTGTITFPDSKTYKYTAVRAPLLHRDGEPVWGNAVKLFTGTDLTGWHALGDNQWLAENGVLRSPKSGANLVTDATFKDFKLHIEFRYPKGSNSGVYLRGRYEVQVIDSKGMQPEAGLFGAVYGFITPSEMMAKDPGEWQTYDITLVGRMITLVANGKTVICNREIPGITGGAIDSKEAEAGPLLIQGDHGPIEYRNIIITPAK